The Halomonas sp. THAF5a genome segment AAACCAAAGTGCCTCAAATCCGGGTTGGGTGAGACGGGTTAGCTGGTTGTGCAGATGAATCTGAGTCTCATCAAGCATCTGCTGTAGTTCAGTGCTGATGAGTGGGTCTTCGGCGAGCAGTGCCTCATCATCTTGCATTCGGGTCAAGCAAATCAGCTCCGCCGCGGCGGCACGGATATCGATCATCTGGCTTGGTACCGCGATGACCGTCAGAGGATCATCATTATTTAATGCCGCCTGGCAAGCTGCATCGTAATCTTTCTCGTTCTGTGGCACGACGTAAAGGACCCGACCATCGGCCTGCGCACAGCTTTGCGTTGAGCCACTATTGCTGCTGATCAGATCTTGCGCAGGGATGTACTCACACTCGAAGTAGCGGCGGATGCTGTACTTGTCATTGTAACGCACCGGCCGCCAGACAGAAGGGCGAAACTCCTTGTTGAGCAGCGCGAGGATGTCAAAGTCGCCCTCAAGGCGCGCGAGCTCCTCCTCAAGCCGGCTGCGGAGATCGACATCGGTGCCGTGCCAGAGTGAGACTTGATCGCTGCGGCGACGATGCAGTAGTAGCTTACGTTCGATTAGTTGGTCTATAGTGCGCTTAGACTTGGGAGTATCACCGAGCGCGAACTCTAACAATGAGCGACTGACACGGCTGCGCTCGCCAGAGAGACCGAGCTCGAGGATGCTCGCAGTCTTTAGGGCGCGGGCCTCGAGTTTGTCGTCGACTTTAGAGAGCGCGCTTTCGGTTTCGAGCCACTTACGGTACGTACCGCCGACGCCAGTATCAGCCTGCATTGCGACTGCGAAGTAGTCATATAAATGTTCGGGTGTGACAGATTGTTCTAAATCCGCTGAGAGCACGAACCCAAAGAGAGTGCGCTCATGCTGTGCGGCACGGGCGGCAAGGCGCGGCAAGATATGGAGCGCAGCCGGATGAAGGGGGTAAGCGCGTGAAAGCAGGTCTGGCAGTTCGCCTTCAAGGTCCGTCAGTAAACCCACTTCTAGGGCCCGGTCGGCTATGTGTTTGTCGGAGTGTGAAAGTGAAAGCTCGCGCGGTTTTTGCGTGTCGATAATATTACCGATAAGACGGTAAAGTTCGCGGCTGTCATCAACGTACTGGATGGGCTCGAAGCGGCCTTCGATCTTTCGCCATTCGCCCAGCATGGATTGGCTGAGGCCCGTCGCGTATTGCAGCAGCCCTTGATGCATGAGGAGGCCGAGCGTGACCGGCAATTTCTGAGTGCGTGCTGCGTACTCGGCCAAAGTCTGAATATCAGCCAGGCGCTGGGGGTGGCCATTGCGGATGAGCTGCTCGACATGGCGGCCAAACTCATCCCATAGCAGGACAACACGATCAATTTGGCATGGTTCGGATTTTGAGAGTGTGCTTTTGTCCTTGAGATAATCTAAGACCGCAAGTGCCCCGGCGATACCGCTGGCATCTATCTGCTTGAGTGCTTGGGCAAGATCTTGCATACCCAAGCGCTGCAGCGAAGCGCACGCAGCATCGCGTATGGCGAGGCCAACGTCTTGTATGGCACCTTCGAGCGCAATTACAACACCATGGATATTTCCATGAGCGAGCCGTTTCTGTGCAAAGTCGCCGAGCTGTGGCTCAACCCGCTGCAGACGCTGGCCCACCGCCTCGAGCGTCGTCCAGGCGTGCTTGCGATTTTCCACTAACTGCAGGAGATAGGTGGCGCTGATGGATTTTCCCGAACCGTAAGGGGCGATAACGAAAAAGGCGCGACTATCACTATGGCCGCTGACGCCTTGCAGAAAGGCAATGGCCTTGGACGTCGGCTCGTAGTGGCCGATACGCTCAGGTTCGCTAGCGTCGAAGACGACGTTGATGGAACGCAGAAATGGGGTTTCTTGTTGCATGGCTATGCTGCGACTACCTGAGCTTGGGTTCGATGGTAATAGGCTTCGATCCACTTGATGGGAGGGAGTGCGGCAACATGTAGCTTGCGCTCTCCGGCTGAGCTGATCACCCTTACGGTGCCTTCTGAAAGCTCCGACTCTGCCTTTTCGACGACATCGATAAAGGCATCGAGGCTGAGTTGTAGACAACGGCCCAGGCCACCTTCGATGAAGCATGCCTCCCGCAACGGTAGGCCTCCCTCTTTTAGCGCACCGTTGACGCTTAATGCGTAGCCGAGCATTTCCACCGGGATGGTGGCGACGTCTAGCTCGTTACGCCGATACATGTGTGAGTCCCGGAAGTATGTCAGGAGGCCCAGGCGCCGGAAGGGAGAGTCGGAGGCATCTTCTGGATCAGCATGTTCATTCGGAACTGGCACGGCGTAGGTAGAGAGCAAGCAGGCGACATCGCGTTGCAGAGTTCTCAGGACCGGCGAGCGCTGCTGTGAAGCATCCAGATGACGCTTGAGGGCCTCTGAACAGGCAATCCGATCGAAGCGATGAGCGCTGTAACGAGAGAAAAACCAGTGCCAACTCTGGGCCTCATCCGGATTGTTCACGAGATTGATATGCAGTGCGATCCAGGTTCCGATCTGCAGGAAATATCGGTCATGTTTCAAAATCAGCCTGCCAAGCTCGGTGGGCACCAAAACCTTGCTCTTCTTTCCCTTTTGTCCAGGTTGCGTCTTAGCTAGCCCTGTAGCAATGAGCCAATGGCGAATTGATTTAGCCATATTACGGCCTACGCCTAGAGTGTCAGCAACATAGGGGTCGCTGAACGCTTCCTCTTTGTCCTCGATCAGAGTTAGGCCCTTATGGAGCCAACCTTCGCGGACGGGAAACGTCTCGTGTCCGCCAAATCTCATGCGAAAATCCTCTTCAGATGCTCGGCTTCGGCAGCGACAATGGTCGCGGCGAGCTCCGCTTCTTGATATGTATTAGTAACTCCGAACGAAAAGCGAACGCTAGCGTATGCCTGGGCCTCACTCAGGCCCATTGCACGTAGCA includes the following:
- a CDS encoding DUF4007 family protein encodes the protein MRFGGHETFPVREGWLHKGLTLIEDKEEAFSDPYVADTLGVGRNMAKSIRHWLIATGLAKTQPGQKGKKSKVLVPTELGRLILKHDRYFLQIGTWIALHINLVNNPDEAQSWHWFFSRYSAHRFDRIACSEALKRHLDASQQRSPVLRTLQRDVACLLSTYAVPVPNEHADPEDASDSPFRRLGLLTYFRDSHMYRRNELDVATIPVEMLGYALSVNGALKEGGLPLREACFIEGGLGRCLQLSLDAFIDVVEKAESELSEGTVRVISSAGERKLHVAALPPIKWIEAYYHRTQAQVVAA